GTCGTTGAGGAAGATCTCGCGGACGTAGTCGCAGAAGAAGCCCGCGCCCTTCACGGCGGTGATGCAGCCGTTCTTCGGCTTGCTGATGTCGAGGCCGAGCGGCTTCTCCTTGGCCTTGTCGGCGTCCGTCTGCGAGATGTCGCCGACATCGGCCATGCGCTGCAGCACGGTGTTGCGCCGCTTGGTGGCCTCCTGCGGGTCGTTCACCGGGTCGTACCGGCTGGGCGACTGCACGATGCCGGCGAGGAGCGCGGCCTCCTCGACGTCCAGGTCCTTGGCGGACTTGGAGAAGTAGCGCTGGGAGGCGGCCTCGACGCCGTAGGCCTGCTGGCCGAAGAACGTGATGTTCAGGTAGTTCTCGAGGATCTTCTTCTTGCTGAGTTCCTCCTCGAGCTGGATCGCCTTCTTCAGCTCGTTGATCTTCCGGCCGAGGGTCTGCTGGGTGGCCTGGGCGACCAGCGTCGGGTCGTCACCGGCCTCCTCCACCGCCACGTTCTTCACCAGCTGCTGCGTCAGCGTGGACGCGCCCTGGGCGACGCCGCCCTCCCGCGCGTTGCGGTTCAGCGCGCGCAGGACGCCCTTCAGGTCGACCGCGCCGTGCTGGTAGAACCGGGCGTCCTCGATGGCGATGATCGCCTGCTGCATGTACGGCGAGATCTCCTTGAGATCGACCACCGTACGGTCGCGGCTGTACACCGTGGCGATCGAGTCGCCCTTGCTGTCGAGGATCGTCGTGCGCTGGCTCAGCGGTGGCTGCTTGAGGTTGGCGGGGAGCTCGTCGAACCCCTCGACGGACCCCTTGGCCGCCAGCCCCAGGGCGCCGACCGCGGGCAGCGCGATGCCCGCCATGACGGCACCGGCGAGCACGCTGACACCTAGGAACTTGGCGGCCTGCTGCGTGGCGGACAGACCACCACCCGAGCGCTTGTTTGGCATGGAGGCAGCCTAATCCGTACCGATGACCGTTCCGAAGGAGCAGGTGGGTCCGGCGGGGTACGGGTGCCGGATCGTGACATCTGTTCCCACGACGCGGCCGACGCCGGGGCGCGAAGAGAACATGAGCGGTTGTCTACGTTCTCATTCGCCGGACACGCGCGCAGGCGTTGGCCTAAGCTGCTCTCAACTGTCACAGCCACAGGCCCTTGTATCAAGTACGTCCAGCGAGCCCGAATCGTTCTGACGTTCTTCCGATTTTTTTCCGGTGCCGTGTCCGAATCCACCTCGTGTGTCATTCGGTGTCCGTTGTGACGCATGTCAACTGTCCCGCTATGACGGGATAGTCACGTATGTCCTCAGGTCACTCCCGCGGGTGATCTGCCGCTTACGCATAGTCCGTTCGGGCCATTCAAGATTGGGCCCGAAGGGGGTGTTGCGCTGTGCCCACCTTCCGTAACGTCCTCAACTGGCGGCGGTGAATATGCCGCTGCCGCCGTGGGGGAGCCTCGATTCGGGAGAGGACGGCGCCGGTATGGGCTGGGTAACCGACTGGAGTGCGCAGGCTGCCTGCCGCACTACCGATCCGGATGAACTGTTCGTTCAAGGAGCAGCGCAGAACAGGGCCAAGGCGGTGTGCACCGGATGCCCGGTGCGGACGGAGTGCCTGGCGGACGCGTTGGACAACCGCGTCGAGTTCGGCGTGTGGGGAGGAATGACGGAGCGCGAGCGCCGCGCACTGCTGCGCAGGCGACCCACTGTCACTTCATGGCGCCGGCTCCTGGAGACCGCGCGCACGGAGTACGAGCGTGGCGCGGGGATTCTGCCGCTCGACGACGACGAGATGTACGAGAACTACGCGGCGGTGAGCTGAGGGCGAGGCCCCTTCCGGGTCACGTCGGTCGAGGGCGCCCTTGAGGTGTCGGCGCGTCGGGCAGGTGTGCCGGCTCTCGGGTGCCCCGAGACATGGATCGGCTTTCGGGCCACGGACGGCTCAACGGCCTTCCGTCACTCGGGCGGTCACCAGTCAGTCGTCGGAGGTGGGCAGTTCCGGCCTTATGGCCGCGAGCCGGTCCCCGATGTCCCGCAGACCCGCCAGGTCGTGGACATCGCCGGGGAGCGCGGCCACTTCGGCCACGGCCACCTCGGGATGAAGTGCGGTGAAGCGGTCACGCGTGCGCTGCTCGCGCGAGAGCAGACGCATCCGCTCGGCATGCAGCCTCAGCAGGTCGGCCGTGAGTTGTTCCACCGTCAGATCCGGGGCGGGGGAGCCGTCCTGGGATCCGGTCGTTGCGGGAGAGTCCGAACTGGCCGGACTGGCTGGAGTGTCCGAAGTCACTGGACTGGCTGGACTGTCCGAACCGACTGGACTGGCTGGGCTGGCTGAACTGTCGTACGTGTCGGGAGAGTTACGAACTGCTTTCCCGTCCATCTGATCCACAATGCGGGGGTCGTCAAGATTTTCCGCGGCGGCGAGCGCGCGCTCGGCGGACAGCTGGGCCGCGCCGCTGCCATGGACACGGTTGAGTACCAGCCCCGCCAGCGGCATGTCCTCGGCCGCCAACCGCTCCACGAAGTACGCCGCCTCACGCAGCGCGTCCCGCTCCGGCGCCGCCACCACCAGGAAGGCCGTGCCGGGCGCCTGGAGCAGCTTGTACGTGGCGTCGGCACGCGTACGGAAGCCGCCGAACATGGAATCCATGGCGGCCACGAACGTCTGCACGTCCTTGAGCAGTTGGCCGCCGAGCAGCTTGCCCAGGACGCCCGTCATCATCGACATGCCGACGTTCAGGAACTTCATCCCGGCCCGCCCGCCGACCTTCGCGGGTGCCAGCAGCAGCCGGATCAGCTTGCCGTCGAGGAACGAGCCCAGCCGCTTCGGCGCGTCCAGGAAGTCCAGCGCCGAACGGGACGGCGGGGTGTCGACGATGATCAGGTCCCACTCGTCACGGGCCCGGAGCTGGCCCAGCTTCTCCATCGCCATGTACTCCTGCGTGCCCGCGAAGCCCGCCGAGAGCGACTGGTAGAAGGGGTTGTTCAGGATCGCGGACGCCCGGTCGGGGTCCGCGTGCGCCTCGACGATCTCGTCGAAGGTGCGCTTCATGTCGAGCATCATGGCGTGCAGTTCGCCGTCCCCGTCGACGCCCTTCACCCGGCGCGGGGTGTTGTCCAGCGAGTCGATGCCCATCGACTGGGCGAGCCGCCTGGCCGGGTCGATGGTCAGCACGACCACCTTGCGGCCGCGCTCGGCGGCCCGCAGCCCGAGCGCCGCCGCCGTGGTCGTCTTGCCCACACCGCCGGCGCCGCAGCACACCACGATGCGGGTGCCCGGGTCGTCCAGCAGGGGATCGACGGCCAGGGGCCGGGTCGAGTGGATCACGCGATGTCCGTCGGGCGCCTGGGACGGCGCGTGGGTGGGGTCCGATGCGTGGGCGTGCGCCGCGTCGCGTGCGGCGGCCGGGTCCGGAGTCATGAGATCCCTTGCTGACGCAGTTCCGTGGCGAGTTCGTACAGGCCCGCGAGGTCCATGCCCTCGGCGAGCAGCGGCAGTTCGTGCAGCGGCAGGCCCAGCTCGGCCAGGACGCCCCGCTGTTCGTGCTCCAGCGTGTACCGCTCGGCGTACTCCTCGGCCTGGGCGAGCAGCGGCTCCACCAGCCGCTCGGCGTTGCCGCCGCGCCGCGCGCCGCCGAGGCCCGCAGTGGACAGGGACTTGGCGACGGCCGTACGCGGCACCGCGCGCGCGAACTCCAGCTCCTCGGCGTCCAGCACCTCGGGCCGCACCATGTTGACGATGATCCGTCCCACCGGCAGCTTCGCGGCCCGCAGCTCGGCGATGCCGTCCGCCGTCTCCTGGACGGGCATCTCCTCCAGGAGCGTCACCAGATGCACGGCCGTCTCGGGCGACTTCAGGACGCGCATCACCGCCTGTGCCTGATTGTGTATCGGGCCGATCTTCGCGAGACCCGCCACCTCGTCGTTGACGTTCAGGAAGCGGGTGATGCGCCCGGTGGGCGGCGCGTCCATGACCACGTAGTCGTACGTGAACCGCCCGCTCTTCTCCTTGCGGCGCACCGCCTCGCAGGCCTTGCCCGTCAGCAGCACGTCCCGGAGACCGGGCGCGATGGTGGTCGCGAAGTCGATGGCGCCGAGCTTCTTCAGCGCCCGGCCGGCCCCGCCGAGCTTGTAGAACATCTGGAGGTAGTCCAACAGGGCCAGTTCGGGGTCGATGGCCAGCGCGTACACCTCCCCGCCCCCGGGGGCCACCGCGATCTTCCGCTCCTCGTACGGCAGTGCCTCCGCCTCGAAGAGCTGTGCGATGCCCTGTCTGCCCTCGACCTCGACCAGGAGGGTGCGCTTCCCCTCGGTCGCGAGGGCGAGCGCGAGTGCGGCGGCGACCGTGGTCTTTCCGGTCCCGCCCTTGCCACTGACGACCTGGAGCCTGCTCACGTATTCGAGCCTAACCAGTCCGCACGCGGCATACGCGGGAGGCTGTGGACAACTTGTGCCCCAGCCGTCTGTCGGCCCCCGCGCGACCCGTGCCCGGACGGCGACGGAACCCGTGCCGGACGCCGGCCGGGCAGCGGATAAAGTCGGCCACATGACCAAGTGGGAATACGCAACCGTGCCGCTGCTCGTCCACGCCACGAAGCAGATTCTGGACACCTGGGGCGAGGACGGCTGGGAGCTCGTCCAGGTCGTGCCCGGGCCGAACAACCCCGAGCAGCTGGTGGCCTACCTGAAGCGGCCCAAGCCGTGAGCGCCGTCGAGGCGAAGCTCGCGGAACTCGGGCTGAGGCTGCCCGAGGTCGTCCCGCCGCTCGCCGCCTACCAGCCGGCCGTGCGCAGCGGGGTGTACGTCTACACCGCCGGGCAGCTGCCCATGGTGGACGGCAAGCTGCCCGTCACCGGCAAGGTCGGCGCCGAGGTCACCCCCGAGGAGGCCAAGGAACTCGCCCGTACCTGCGCGCTGAACGCCCTCGCCGCCGTCAAGTCGGTGGCGGGCGACCTGGACCGCGTCGCGCGCGTGGTGAAGGTCGTCGGCTTCGTGGCCTCGGCCTCCGACTTCACCGGCCAGCCCGCCGTGCTGAACGGCGCGAGTGAACTCCTGGGTGCCGTCTTCGGCGACAAGGGTGTCCACGCGCGCAGCGCCGTCGGCGTGGCGGTCCTGCCGCTGGACGCGCCGGTCGAGGTGGAGCTCCAGGTGGAGCTGACCACCGCGTAGCCCCGCCAGGATCGCGGAGGCTCACTCGAACATCAGCCCGTGACGAGTTAGCCTCCGCCCATGGCAAACGGGCAGTGGTACCCAGCCGAGTGGCCGGACCGTATCCGCGCACTGGCGGCCGGCACGCTGACACCGGCGATCCCCAGGCGGGCCGCCACCGTCATGCTGCTCAAGGACACGGCCGACACTCCGGTCGTGCACATGCTGCGCAGACGCGCCTCCATGGCCTTCGCCGGGGGCGCGTACGCGTATCCGGGCGGCGGCGTGGACCCGCGCGACGACGACCGGCACATCCGCTGGGCGGGCCCCACGCGCGCGTGGTGGGCGTCCCGGCTCGGCGTCGACGAGAACGACGCGCAGGCGATCGTCTGCGCGGCCGTCCGGGAGACGTACGAGGAGGCGGGCGTCCTGCTCGCCGGGTCCAGCCCCGACACCGTGATCGACGACACCACGGGCGACGACTGGGAGGCCGACCGCGCGGCGGTGGCCGCGAGGGAGCTGTCCTTCGCCGAGTTCCTGGAGCGCCGGGGACTGGTCCTGCGCTCCGATCTCCTCGGCGCCTGGGCGCGCTGGATCACCCCCGAGTTCGAGGCCCGCCGCTACGACACCTGGTTCTTCGTGGCGGCCCTCCCCCAGGGCCAGCGCACCCGCAACGCCTCCACGGAGGCCGACCGCACGGTGTGGATCCGCCCCCGGGACGCGGCGGACGGCTATGACAAGGGCGAGCTGATGATGATGCCGCCCACCATCGCGACCCTGCGCGGACTCGCGGAGTACGACTCGGCCGCCGCCGCGCTCGCCGCCGCACCCGCACGCGACCTGACACCTGTCCTCGCCCGGGCCCGCCTGGAGAACGACGACGTGGTCCTCTCCTGGCCGGGCCACGACGAGTTCACCAAGCGTGTTCCGGCCGCCGGAGACCCCACATGACCGTGGCGACAGCCCTCCCGCAGACGATGGCCCTCCCGTCGGCGACAGCCCTCCCGGGCCGCTCGGGCGCCAGGCCACCCGGGCCTCCGCCCATGTGCCCCGCAGCGCCGCGCGGCCGCCGGGACGCCGTACCGGCACGCGACCGACACCGTGACACTCCCACCGTCCCGCTGGAAGGCACCTCCGCATGACCGACGCAGCAGCCCTTCCCGGCCAGCCCAGGGGCGGTGTCCTGTCCGGCCCCGCCACCGCGCGCGCCGTCAACGTGCTCGCGCCGAACGCCTCCGTGATGACGCTGGACGGCACCAACACCTGGATCGTCTCCGAACCGGACTCCGAACTCGCCGTCGTGATCGACCCCGGTCCACTGGACGACGCTCATCTGCGCAACGTCGTCGACACCGCCGAGAAGGCCGGCCGACGCATCGCGCTGACCCTGCTCACGCACGGGCACCCCGACCACGCGGAGGGCGCCGCCCGCTTCGCCGAGCTGACCGGGACGAACGTGCGGGCCCTGGACCCGGCGCTGCGGCTCGGCGACGAAGGACTGGGCGCGGGCGACGTCGTCTCGCTCGGCGGCCTCGAACTCCGTGTCGTCCCGACCCCCGGCCACACCGCCGACTCGCTCTGCTTCCACATCCCGGCCGACCGGGCCGTCCTGACCGGTGACACCGTCCTCGGGCGCGGCACGACGGTGGTGGCCCACCCCGACGGGCGTCTCGGTGACTACCTCGACTCCCTGCGCCGCCTCAGATCCCTCACGGTCGACGACGGCGTCCACACCGTCCTGCCCGGCCACGGCCCCGTTCTGGAGGACGCCCAGGGCGCCGTCGAGTTCTACCTCGCGCACCGCGCCCACCGGCTCGCCCAGGTCGAGACGGCCGTCGAGAACGGCTACCGCACTCCGGGCGACGTGGTCGCCCACGTCTACGCGGACGTCGACCGGTCCCTGTGGCCCGCCGCGGAACTCTCGGTACGGGCACAGCTGGAGTACCTGACCGAACACGGTCTGATCTGACCGCTTCGTGTCGCTCCACGGTCGAGCCTGACCGTCTTTGCGTCTGAGTGTCCGTCTCCGGGCTTCCCGGACGACGGGTTGGCCCCACCGGCCTCAGGCCCCTCCAGGGCCTCAGAAGCCCCTTCCAGGCTCGTCCAGGGCGGCACAGAACAACGGGGCCCGCCTCGGGAACGAGACGAACCCCATCGAGAAGGCGAGCCGGCCCTGCGTCAGCGAGACCGCTTGGCCAGTCGCTCCACGTCCAGCAGGATCACCGCGCGAGCCTCCAGGCGCAGCCATCCACGCTGGGCGAAGTCCGCCAGCGCCTTGTTCACGGTCTCCCGGGAGGCGCCGACGAGCTGCGCCAGCTCCTCCTGCGTGAGGTCGTGCACCACGTGGATGCCTTCCTCCGACTGCACGCCGAAGCGGCGGGAGAGGTCCAGGAGCGCGCGGGCGACGCGCCCGGGCACGTCCGAGAAGACCAGGTCGGACATCTGGTCGTTGGTCTTGCGCAGTCGCCGCGCGACCGCGCGCAGCAGCGCCGCGGCCACCTCGGGCCGCGCGTTCAGCCAGGGCTGGAGGTCGCCGTGGCCGAGGCCCAGGAGCTTGACCTCGGTCAGCGCGGTGGCCGTCGCCGTCCGCGGGCCCGGGTCGAACAGCGACAGCTCGCCGATCAGCTCACCGGGGCCGAGCACGGCGAGCATGTTCTCGCGGCCGTCGGGCGAGGCGCGGTGCAGCTTCACCTTGCCCTCGGTGACCACGTACAGGCGGTCACCCGGGTCGCCCTCGTGGAAGAGAGCGTCACCGCGCGCGAGGGTCACCTCACTCATGGAGGCGCGGAGCTCCGCGGCCTGCTCGTCATCGAGCGCCGCGAAGAGCGGGGCGCGCCGCAGAACGTCGTCCACGAGTTCTCTCCTTGTCGACCTGCTCAGGGGATCTTGCTCCCCGTACTACCAGGGGACCGTGTTCCCCATCTTGCCGGACGGTCCAAACAGTGTGATCTGTCACAAGGATGCCGCACACATGTCCCGGGGTAAGCGTCAGGGGTCCAATTGGGGGCCGATCTTCTGGGCCCGGGGCGGATGTCGGTGCCGGGCTTTAGGCTGGCCGGGTGTCCAAAACGCCGGTGAGAGCACAGGCCGAGGGGGCTGGGCGCGTGGTGGTACGGCGTGATTCCGCTGTGGGCGAACAGGGCCCCACGGGAGCGAACAAAACGGCAAAGGCGACGAAGGTGTCCGATCCATCAGCGGCGGAGAACCCCGCCCGGAAGACCACGACCCCGGCGCAAGCGGCTCCGGCGAAAGCGGCCCCGGTGAGGAGAGCGGCTCCGGTGAAGAAGGCCGCCACTGCCCCGAAGGCGGCACGGGCGAAGAAGGCGGCCGAGACGCAAGGGGCTGCCCCGGCTCGGAGGACGCCCGCGGCGGCCAAGCCCGAGTCCCGGACCGCCCTCGTCCGCCGTGCCCGTCGCATCAACCGCGAGCTCGCCGACGTGTACCCGTACGCGCACCCGGAGCTGGACTTCGAGAACTCCTTCCAGCTGATCGTGGCGACGGTTTTGTCCGCGCAGACGACCGACCTGCGGGTCAACCAGACGACACCGGCGCTCTTCGCGAAGTACCCCACCCCCGAGGACCTGGCCGCGGCAGACCCGCAGGAGGTCGAGGAGATCCTGCGGCCCTGCGGGTTCTTCCGGGCCAAGACGAAGTCGGTGATGGGGCTGTCGAAGGCCCTGGTGGAGAACCACGGCGGTGAGGTCCCGGGCCGTCTCGAAGACCTCGTCAAGCTGCCCGGCGTCGGCCGCAAGACCGCCTTCGTGGTGCTGGGCAACGCGTTCGGCCGGCCCGGCATCACCGTGGACACCCACTTCCAGCGGCTCGTACGGCGCTGGCGATGGACCGAGGCGACCGACCCGGACAAGATCGAGGCGGCCATCGGCGCGCTCTTCCCGAAGAGCGAGTGGACGATGCTGTCGCACCACGTGATCTTCCATGGCCGCCGCATCTGCCATGCCCGCAAGCCGGCCTGCGGCGCCTGCCCCATCGCTCCGCTCTGCCCGGCGTTCGGCGAGGGCGAGACGGACCCGGAGAAGGCCCGGAAGCTCCTGAAGTACGAGAAGGGTGGCTTCCCCGGGCAGCGCCTCAAGCCTCCGCAGTCCTACCTGGACGCGGGCGGCATCCCGGCCCCGCCCCTCGGAGCCGCCGGATGACCCCCCGCACCGCCCACACCACAGCGCCCGCTGCCTTGGCCGCGCACGCCACCACGCCCTCCCCCTCCAACGCGCGCGCCGTCTCGCGCCCCCGCTCCGGTGTGTGTCCTCCCAGCCCCGGCCGCCGCCACCCACACGAGGGACGTGGGGCCGAAGCGGAACGATCAGGGGTCCTCCGGGCGTTGGGACCGGAAGAACGACGGGGGTGGCTATGACACGCGCGAGCCGGACGGACGGCGGCACGGACACCGACAACGGACACCAGACGGGGCGGCACCCCGCGTGGGCCGGGCACGTCGCCCTGGACAAGACCGGCCTGCCCACCTGGCTGGACCCGGTGGTGCGCGCCGCCGAGACGGTCGAGCCGCTCCAGCTGAGCCGCTTCCTGCCCCCGGAGAACGGCTCGGGGCGGCAGTCGGCGGTCCTGATCCTGTTCGGCGACGGCCCGGAAGGTCCCGAGCTGCTGCTCATGGAGCGCGCCGGCTCGCTCAGATCGCACGCCGGCCAGCCGTCCTTCCCGGGCGGCGCCCTCGACCCCGAGGACGGCGATCCGCAGACCGACGGCCCACTGCGCGCCGCCCTGCGCGAGGCCGAGGAGGAGACCGGCCTCGACCCCGCCGGTGTCCAGCTCTTCGGTGTGCTGCCCAAGCTCTACATCCCGGTCAGCGGCTTCGTGGTGACCCCCGTCCTGGGCTGGTGGCGCCGCCCCACCCCGGTCCGGGTCGTCGATCCGAACGAGACCGCCCGCGTCTTCACCGTCCCCGTGGCGGATCTCACGGATCCCGCCAACAGAGCCACCGCCGTGCACCCCCGCGGCTACGCAGGCCCGGCATTTCTGGTCGAATCAGCCCTGGTGTGGGGTTTCACGGCCGGAGTGATCGACCGTCTGCTGCACTACTCGGGCTGGGAACGTCCGTGGGACCGCGAGAAGCAGGTCCCGCTCGACTGGCGCTCATGACAGGGTGTCTGCCGTGCTGCGTCTTTTGGGGCCGGTTGCGGCCCCCTGTCGCCGCGCGGCGGACCGGTGCCCCGGTCGGCCTGTAGTGATCGCGTAGTGACGAGGCGAGGCTTGAAGCGGTGAACGTGCTGGACATCCTGTTGCTGGTCGCCGCTGTCTGGTTCGCGATCGTGGGCTATCGACAGGGCTTCGTCGTCGGCATCCTCTCGGTGATCGGCTTCCTCGGCGGCGGCCTCGTCGCGGTCTACGCCCTGCCCTTCATCTGGGACTGGATGACCGACAACTCCGAGGTCAGCACGGCCGCCGCGGTCGTCGCCGTGGTCATCGTGATCGTCTGCGCCTCCGTCGGCCAGGCCCTGACCACCCACCTCGGCAACAAACTGCGCCGCTACATCACCTGGTCCCCGGCCCGCGCCCTGGACGCCACCGGCGGCGCCCTCGTCAACGTCGTCGCGATGCTCCTGGTCGCCTGGCTGATCGGTTCCGCGCTCGCCGGGACGACCCTGCCGACGCTCGGCAAGGAGGTCCGCAACTCCAAGGTGCTCCAGGGCGTGGCCGGTGCCCTGCCCAACCAGGCGGACACCTGGTTCGCGGACTTCTCCTCGGTCCTCACGCAGAACGGCTTCCCGCAGGTCTTCAGCCCGTTCTCGAACGAGCCGATCACCGAGGTCCAGCCCCCCGACCCGGCGCTCGCGAGCAGCCCGGTCGCCCAGCGCGCCAAGCGATCCATCGTCAAGGTCATGGGCACCGCCCAGAGTTGCGGCAAGGTCCTCGAAGGCACCGGCTTCGTCTTCGGCGAGCGCCGGGTCATGACCAACGCGCACGTGGTCGGCGGAGTCGACGAACCCACCGTCCAGATCGGCGGCGAGGGCCGCAAGTACGACGCCAAGGTCGTCCTCTACGACTGGGAGCGCGACATCGCCGTACTGGACGTGCCCAGCCTCAAGGCGCCCGCGCTGAAGTTCACCACCAAGGACGCCGTCAGCAGCGACGACGCGATCGTCGCGGGCTTCCCGGAGAACGGCGCGTACGACATCCGGCCCGCGCGCGTGCGCGGGCGCATCACGGCCAACGGCGCCGACATCTACAAGCGCGGCACCGTCCACCGTGACGTCTACTCGCTCTACGCGACCGTCCGTCAGGGCAACTCCGGCGGCCCGCTGCTCACGCCCGAAGGCAAGGTCTACGGCGTGGTCTTCGCGAAGTCCCTCGACGACCCGCAGACGGGCTACGCCCTCACCGCGGACGAGGTCGAGGAGGACATCGCCAAGGGCCGTACGGCCAACCAGCAGGTGGACAGTGACAGCTGCGCGCTCTGAGGCCGGGCAGGGCCGGTGGTGTGAGGTCCTGTGCGGGTCGCCCCGCGGGGGTCAGGGACGAGGATGGCGCAGCCGGGCCGAGACCCAGCGGGCCCGGCGGCGCAGGATGCGCGGAATGCCCAGCCGGGGATCGGTGCCCTGCAGTTGCGGGCCGCCCCTCTGGTGGGAGCTCAGCCCCGAGGCCGAGCGGCGGTTGCGTGCTGCGTCACTGTAGTCGTGCGTCCAGCCCATACCCCGACGTGTGCCCCCGCCCCAAGGTCGATAACCGCCCCCACGCCCCCCAATTGGCCTATGCGCCGGGCAAGTGGCTGTTCGTGGAACAGGTGTTCACGTTCGGATAGCGGGCGGCCCGGCCGGCTCACCGGTCGGGCTCGGGGTCCTTCAGCCAGTTGATGAGTTCGGTCGAGAACGCCACCGGGTCCTCCTCGTGCGGGAAGTGTCCCAGACCGTCGAACAGCCGCCAACGGTACGGCGCTTCGACATACTCCCCGGACCCCGCCGCGCTGCGCGTGCGCATCACCGGGTCGAGCGAACCGTGCAGATGGAGGGTGGGCACCCGAACCGGCCGCTTCATCCGACGGTTGAACTGGATGCCGTCCGGGCGGGCCAGGGACCGCACCATCCACCGGTACGGCTCGATCGAGCAGTGCGCGGTCGACGGGATGCACATCGCCCGCTGGTACG
This genomic stretch from Streptomyces deccanensis harbors:
- a CDS encoding RidA family protein — encoded protein: MSAVEAKLAELGLRLPEVVPPLAAYQPAVRSGVYVYTAGQLPMVDGKLPVTGKVGAEVTPEEAKELARTCALNALAAVKSVAGDLDRVARVVKVVGFVASASDFTGQPAVLNGASELLGAVFGDKGVHARSAVGVAVLPLDAPVEVELQVELTTA
- a CDS encoding ArsA family ATPase, giving the protein MSRLQVVSGKGGTGKTTVAAALALALATEGKRTLLVEVEGRQGIAQLFEAEALPYEERKIAVAPGGGEVYALAIDPELALLDYLQMFYKLGGAGRALKKLGAIDFATTIAPGLRDVLLTGKACEAVRRKEKSGRFTYDYVVMDAPPTGRITRFLNVNDEVAGLAKIGPIHNQAQAVMRVLKSPETAVHLVTLLEEMPVQETADGIAELRAAKLPVGRIIVNMVRPEVLDAEELEFARAVPRTAVAKSLSTAGLGGARRGGNAERLVEPLLAQAEEYAERYTLEHEQRGVLAELGLPLHELPLLAEGMDLAGLYELATELRQQGIS
- a CDS encoding NUDIX hydrolase; this translates as MANGQWYPAEWPDRIRALAAGTLTPAIPRRAATVMLLKDTADTPVVHMLRRRASMAFAGGAYAYPGGGVDPRDDDRHIRWAGPTRAWWASRLGVDENDAQAIVCAAVRETYEEAGVLLAGSSPDTVIDDTTGDDWEADRAAVAARELSFAEFLERRGLVLRSDLLGAWARWITPEFEARRYDTWFFVAALPQGQRTRNASTEADRTVWIRPRDAADGYDKGELMMMPPTIATLRGLAEYDSAAAALAAAPARDLTPVLARARLENDDVVLSWPGHDEFTKRVPAAGDPT
- the nth gene encoding endonuclease III, producing the protein MVVRRDSAVGEQGPTGANKTAKATKVSDPSAAENPARKTTTPAQAAPAKAAPVRRAAPVKKAATAPKAARAKKAAETQGAAPARRTPAAAKPESRTALVRRARRINRELADVYPYAHPELDFENSFQLIVATVLSAQTTDLRVNQTTPALFAKYPTPEDLAAADPQEVEEILRPCGFFRAKTKSVMGLSKALVENHGGEVPGRLEDLVKLPGVGRKTAFVVLGNAFGRPGITVDTHFQRLVRRWRWTEATDPDKIEAAIGALFPKSEWTMLSHHVIFHGRRICHARKPACGACPIAPLCPAFGEGETDPEKARKLLKYEKGGFPGQRLKPPQSYLDAGGIPAPPLGAAG
- a CDS encoding MBL fold metallo-hydrolase, which produces MTDAAALPGQPRGGVLSGPATARAVNVLAPNASVMTLDGTNTWIVSEPDSELAVVIDPGPLDDAHLRNVVDTAEKAGRRIALTLLTHGHPDHAEGAARFAELTGTNVRALDPALRLGDEGLGAGDVVSLGGLELRVVPTPGHTADSLCFHIPADRAVLTGDTVLGRGTTVVAHPDGRLGDYLDSLRRLRSLTVDDGVHTVLPGHGPVLEDAQGAVEFYLAHRAHRLAQVETAVENGYRTPGDVVAHVYADVDRSLWPAAELSVRAQLEYLTEHGLI
- a CDS encoding Crp/Fnr family transcriptional regulator → MDDVLRRAPLFAALDDEQAAELRASMSEVTLARGDALFHEGDPGDRLYVVTEGKVKLHRASPDGRENMLAVLGPGELIGELSLFDPGPRTATATALTEVKLLGLGHGDLQPWLNARPEVAAALLRAVARRLRKTNDQMSDLVFSDVPGRVARALLDLSRRFGVQSEEGIHVVHDLTQEELAQLVGASRETVNKALADFAQRGWLRLEARAVILLDVERLAKRSR
- a CDS encoding DUF4177 domain-containing protein, coding for MTKWEYATVPLLVHATKQILDTWGEDGWELVQVVPGPNNPEQLVAYLKRPKP
- a CDS encoding ArsA family ATPase, whose product is MTPDPAAARDAAHAHASDPTHAPSQAPDGHRVIHSTRPLAVDPLLDDPGTRIVVCCGAGGVGKTTTAAALGLRAAERGRKVVVLTIDPARRLAQSMGIDSLDNTPRRVKGVDGDGELHAMMLDMKRTFDEIVEAHADPDRASAILNNPFYQSLSAGFAGTQEYMAMEKLGQLRARDEWDLIIVDTPPSRSALDFLDAPKRLGSFLDGKLIRLLLAPAKVGGRAGMKFLNVGMSMMTGVLGKLLGGQLLKDVQTFVAAMDSMFGGFRTRADATYKLLQAPGTAFLVVAAPERDALREAAYFVERLAAEDMPLAGLVLNRVHGSGAAQLSAERALAAAENLDDPRIVDQMDGKAVRNSPDTYDSSASPASPVGSDSPASPVTSDTPASPASSDSPATTGSQDGSPAPDLTVEQLTADLLRLHAERMRLLSREQRTRDRFTALHPEVAVAEVAALPGDVHDLAGLRDIGDRLAAIRPELPTSDD
- a CDS encoding NUDIX hydrolase, coding for MTRASRTDGGTDTDNGHQTGRHPAWAGHVALDKTGLPTWLDPVVRAAETVEPLQLSRFLPPENGSGRQSAVLILFGDGPEGPELLLMERAGSLRSHAGQPSFPGGALDPEDGDPQTDGPLRAALREAEEETGLDPAGVQLFGVLPKLYIPVSGFVVTPVLGWWRRPTPVRVVDPNETARVFTVPVADLTDPANRATAVHPRGYAGPAFLVESALVWGFTAGVIDRLLHYSGWERPWDREKQVPLDWRS
- a CDS encoding MarP family serine protease encodes the protein MNVLDILLLVAAVWFAIVGYRQGFVVGILSVIGFLGGGLVAVYALPFIWDWMTDNSEVSTAAAVVAVVIVIVCASVGQALTTHLGNKLRRYITWSPARALDATGGALVNVVAMLLVAWLIGSALAGTTLPTLGKEVRNSKVLQGVAGALPNQADTWFADFSSVLTQNGFPQVFSPFSNEPITEVQPPDPALASSPVAQRAKRSIVKVMGTAQSCGKVLEGTGFVFGERRVMTNAHVVGGVDEPTVQIGGEGRKYDAKVVLYDWERDIAVLDVPSLKAPALKFTTKDAVSSDDAIVAGFPENGAYDIRPARVRGRITANGADIYKRGTVHRDVYSLYATVRQGNSGGPLLTPEGKVYGVVFAKSLDDPQTGYALTADEVEEDIAKGRTANQQVDSDSCAL
- the wblA gene encoding transcriptional regulator WblA → MGWVTDWSAQAACRTTDPDELFVQGAAQNRAKAVCTGCPVRTECLADALDNRVEFGVWGGMTERERRALLRRRPTVTSWRRLLETARTEYERGAGILPLDDDEMYENYAAVS